One segment of Desulfosudis oleivorans Hxd3 DNA contains the following:
- a CDS encoding DUF503 domain-containing protein produces the protein MEQGSMVAGLGLIVLHIDGCRSLKEKRAVVKAMIARLRNAFNASVAEVGLNDLHRSAHIGIALVGNDVSVVNARMDQMFNAADQMGQGRVIDTQMEIFTI, from the coding sequence ATGGAACAGGGGTCCATGGTCGCGGGGCTGGGTCTTATTGTGCTGCATATCGACGGGTGCCGGTCGCTGAAGGAGAAGCGGGCCGTGGTCAAGGCGATGATCGCCCGGCTGCGCAACGCGTTTAACGCGTCGGTGGCCGAGGTGGGGCTCAACGATCTTCACCGAAGCGCCCATATCGGTATTGCCCTGGTGGGTAACGATGTGTCGGTGGTCAATGCCCGGATGGACCAGATGTTCAACGCGGCCGATCAGATGGGGCAGGGCCGGGTGATTGATACCCAGATGGAAATTTTTACCATATGA
- the infB gene encoding translation initiation factor IF-2 has translation MAKIRIFELARSLNMTNPDLLDRLKEMGIEAKSHLSSLEDDIVEKVRQGVFRTEVEKPEKVEQKRVRSNVIRKRRQPVKSEAEPEAEAPAAQAPEAEEVTAPTAEEAVPEEAADADVSAKAETPTAPETPEEAEISVSEEAPVEEAADQVPPTDEAVDPAEAAPAEEESSPSRKKAKAKKHQAAKIIKFPDAPQRLSNKGVLEVVDDTAPADSPAAPAAATPAGEKDKKPSRKDRKKRGKTESVETEEAVPVKKKGVFKRKEIVEGVALYDRTRGRMRKKGKGGAKVPGGAKTQITTPKAIKRKVRINESISVAELAKRMGVKASEVIARLMGMGVMATLNQQVDFDSAALVAAEFEYEVEKASATEEELLELNVEEDQGNLKKRAPVVTIMGHVDHGKTSLLDVIRQSRITEGEAGGITQHIGAYKVNTANGEVVFLDTPGHEAFTAMRARGARATDIVILVVAADDGIMPQTIEAINHSRAAGVPIVVAVNKIDKEGADPDRVKREASDHGLVPEDWGGDTMFVNVSAKQKLGISDLLDMVLLQAEMLELKANPDKKARGVVIEAKLDPGRGPVATVLIHEGTLSVGETVVCGIHYGKIRAMFDDKGAPLDQAGPATPVELIGLGGVATSGDDLFAVGDEKSAKTVSENRQQKQRTEDLARKDSISLENFFEKMQEKEEKVLNIIIKADVNGSCEAIADSLQKFSSGEVKIHVVHSAPGTIIESDVTLASASNAIVLGFNVRPSPKVRALAAEENVDIRSYDIIYDLIDDIKKALTGMMSSTFEEEVLGRAEVRELFVIPKKGTIAGSYVLDGKIERGRPARLLRDGVIAYNGVIGSLRRHKDDAKEVASGYECGIGIENYNDIKPGDVIECYFLREIKPEL, from the coding sequence ATGGCAAAAATCAGAATATTTGAACTTGCCAGATCGCTCAATATGACTAACCCGGATCTTTTGGACAGGCTGAAAGAGATGGGTATTGAGGCAAAGAGTCACCTGAGCTCTCTGGAGGACGATATTGTTGAAAAGGTGCGACAAGGCGTCTTCCGCACGGAGGTTGAGAAGCCGGAAAAGGTCGAGCAGAAACGGGTGCGGTCCAACGTCATTCGCAAGAGACGGCAGCCGGTAAAAAGCGAGGCCGAGCCGGAAGCGGAAGCACCGGCCGCCCAGGCCCCTGAAGCCGAAGAAGTGACGGCGCCAACAGCCGAGGAAGCGGTACCGGAAGAGGCCGCAGATGCGGATGTTTCCGCGAAAGCAGAGACGCCAACGGCCCCCGAGACCCCGGAAGAAGCCGAGATATCGGTTTCCGAAGAGGCCCCCGTGGAGGAGGCGGCTGACCAGGTGCCGCCGACGGATGAAGCCGTCGACCCGGCCGAAGCGGCCCCGGCGGAGGAGGAGAGCTCACCGTCCCGGAAAAAGGCAAAAGCGAAAAAGCACCAGGCCGCGAAAATTATCAAGTTTCCGGATGCGCCCCAGCGACTTTCCAACAAGGGCGTGCTGGAAGTGGTCGATGATACGGCCCCGGCCGACAGTCCCGCGGCGCCGGCCGCGGCGACTCCGGCCGGAGAAAAAGACAAAAAACCCTCCCGCAAGGATCGCAAGAAGCGGGGAAAAACAGAGAGTGTGGAGACCGAGGAAGCGGTACCGGTCAAGAAGAAGGGGGTTTTCAAGCGCAAGGAGATTGTTGAAGGGGTGGCCCTCTACGACCGGACCCGGGGCCGCATGCGCAAAAAAGGCAAAGGCGGCGCCAAGGTGCCGGGCGGCGCAAAAACCCAGATCACAACCCCCAAGGCGATCAAGCGGAAGGTGCGCATCAACGAATCGATCAGCGTGGCCGAACTGGCCAAACGCATGGGCGTCAAAGCCAGCGAGGTCATTGCCCGATTGATGGGGATGGGCGTGATGGCCACATTGAACCAGCAGGTGGATTTTGACTCGGCCGCGCTGGTGGCGGCGGAGTTTGAGTACGAGGTGGAAAAGGCGTCCGCCACGGAAGAGGAGCTGCTTGAGTTGAACGTGGAAGAGGATCAGGGAAACCTGAAGAAGCGCGCGCCGGTGGTCACCATCATGGGCCACGTCGATCACGGCAAGACATCCCTGCTGGACGTGATCCGTCAGTCCCGCATCACGGAAGGAGAAGCCGGCGGCATTACCCAGCACATTGGTGCCTACAAGGTGAATACGGCCAACGGCGAAGTGGTGTTTCTCGACACTCCGGGTCATGAGGCCTTTACCGCCATGCGGGCCCGGGGGGCCCGGGCCACCGATATTGTTATCCTGGTGGTGGCGGCGGATGACGGCATCATGCCCCAGACCATAGAAGCCATCAACCATTCCAGGGCCGCCGGCGTGCCCATCGTGGTGGCGGTCAACAAGATCGACAAGGAAGGCGCCGATCCCGACCGGGTCAAGCGGGAGGCCTCCGATCACGGCCTGGTTCCCGAAGACTGGGGCGGCGATACCATGTTTGTCAATGTGTCGGCCAAACAGAAGCTCGGTATTTCCGATCTATTGGACATGGTGCTGCTTCAGGCGGAAATGCTGGAGCTGAAGGCCAATCCCGACAAGAAGGCCAGGGGCGTTGTCATCGAAGCCAAGCTGGATCCGGGCCGGGGGCCGGTGGCCACCGTGCTGATCCACGAAGGGACCCTCTCCGTGGGCGAAACCGTAGTCTGTGGCATTCATTACGGAAAGATCCGCGCCATGTTTGACGACAAGGGCGCGCCCCTCGACCAGGCCGGGCCGGCCACGCCGGTGGAGCTCATCGGCCTGGGCGGAGTGGCCACTTCCGGTGACGACCTGTTTGCCGTGGGTGATGAGAAGAGCGCCAAGACGGTCAGTGAAAACCGGCAGCAGAAGCAGCGGACCGAGGATCTGGCCAGAAAAGACAGCATCAGCCTGGAAAACTTTTTTGAAAAGATGCAGGAAAAAGAGGAGAAGGTCCTCAATATCATCATAAAGGCCGATGTGAACGGCTCCTGTGAAGCCATTGCCGATTCGCTGCAGAAGTTCTCCTCCGGAGAGGTGAAGATTCACGTGGTCCACTCGGCGCCGGGCACGATTATCGAGTCCGATGTGACCCTGGCGTCGGCGTCCAACGCGATTGTTCTCGGCTTCAACGTGCGGCCGAGCCCCAAGGTGCGGGCACTGGCCGCCGAAGAGAACGTGGATATCCGGTCCTATGATATTATTTATGACCTGATCGACGACATCAAGAAGGCCCTCACCGGCATGATGTCTTCCACCTTCGAGGAAGAGGTGCTGGGCCGGGCCGAGGTGCGGGAGCTGTTCGTCATTCCGAAGAAGGGCACCATTGCCGGGTCCTACGTGCTGGACGGAAAAATCGAGCGGGGCCGGCCGGCCCGGCTGCTGAGGGACGGCGTGATTGCCTATAACGGCGTAATCGGTTCCCTGCGGCGTCACAAGGATGATGCCAAGGAAGTGGCCAGCGGGTATGAATGCGGCATCGGTATTGAAAATTACAACGACATCAAGCCCGGTGACGTGATCGAGTGCTACTTCCTCCGGGAGATCAAGCCTGAGTTGTGA
- the nusA gene encoding transcription termination factor NusA has protein sequence MIIQDVKRVVEQVSRDKGIDRDTLVKALEEAIKSAARKRYGAAIDIETMYDEDTGEIEIFQFKEVVETVQDPDLQITFVEGRALDPECELGDSLGVKMDTQSFGRIAAQSAKQVIIQKMREAERSAVYKNFVEKEGEIINGIVSRMERGNVIVNIGEAEAILNSREQIPGEGYRRGDRVRANVMKVLEETAGPQIILSRAHPDFVVNLFKTEVPEISEGIITIKAIAREAGGRTKIAVVSNDMDIDPVGACVGVRGNRIQNVVKELKGEKIDIVPWNPDPAKFVCNALSPAEIARVIIDEDNAAMEIIVPDESHSLAIGRRGQNVRLASKLTGWHLDVQSESIYTQAMERGYDTLLQIPGVDGSLANALCEVGFFSADDISGAAVDDLIELEGIDEASAKALIRDAVKVAEQAAREQAIREKAAKEQAAKEQAARVQAAEEASPAPDEEAPNKEAPDNDIAPAGETPADDGHEPV, from the coding sequence ATGATCATACAGGACGTGAAACGTGTTGTAGAACAGGTCAGCCGGGACAAGGGCATTGACAGGGACACTCTTGTGAAGGCCCTTGAAGAGGCCATCAAGTCTGCGGCTCGGAAGCGGTATGGCGCGGCTATCGATATCGAAACCATGTATGATGAGGATACCGGCGAAATTGAGATATTCCAGTTCAAGGAGGTGGTTGAAACCGTCCAGGACCCGGATCTGCAGATCACGTTTGTGGAGGGCAGGGCCCTGGATCCGGAGTGTGAACTGGGAGACAGCCTCGGTGTGAAGATGGACACGCAGTCCTTTGGCCGTATCGCGGCCCAGTCGGCCAAGCAGGTTATTATTCAGAAGATGCGGGAGGCGGAGCGAAGCGCGGTCTACAAGAATTTCGTGGAAAAAGAGGGTGAGATCATCAACGGTATCGTCTCCCGCATGGAGCGCGGTAACGTGATTGTCAATATCGGCGAGGCCGAGGCGATTCTTAACTCCCGGGAACAGATTCCCGGCGAAGGCTACCGCCGGGGGGACAGGGTGCGGGCCAATGTGATGAAAGTGCTTGAGGAGACCGCCGGCCCCCAGATTATCCTGTCCCGGGCCCATCCGGATTTTGTGGTCAATCTCTTCAAGACGGAAGTGCCGGAAATCAGCGAAGGTATCATTACCATCAAGGCCATTGCCCGGGAGGCCGGCGGGCGGACCAAGATCGCTGTGGTTTCCAACGACATGGATATCGACCCGGTGGGTGCCTGCGTGGGGGTCCGGGGCAACCGGATTCAGAACGTGGTCAAGGAGCTCAAAGGGGAAAAGATCGATATCGTTCCCTGGAACCCGGACCCGGCCAAGTTCGTCTGCAACGCGCTTTCTCCGGCAGAGATAGCCCGTGTGATCATCGACGAGGACAATGCGGCCATGGAGATCATCGTGCCCGACGAGTCCCACTCTCTTGCCATCGGCCGAAGAGGGCAGAATGTGCGGCTTGCCTCCAAGCTGACCGGCTGGCACCTTGATGTACAGAGCGAGTCCATATACACCCAGGCCATGGAACGGGGGTATGACACGCTTCTTCAGATACCCGGTGTGGATGGGTCCCTGGCAAATGCGCTGTGTGAAGTCGGGTTTTTCTCGGCGGATGATATTTCCGGTGCCGCGGTTGATGACCTGATTGAACTGGAAGGCATTGATGAAGCCTCGGCAAAGGCGTTGATCCGTGACGCGGTCAAGGTTGCGGAGCAGGCAGCCAGGGAGCAGGCAATCAGGGAGAAAGCAGCCAAAGAGCAGGCAGCCAAAGAACAGGCAGCCAGGGTGCAGGCGGCAGAAGAAGCATCTCCGGCGCCAGATGAAGAAGCGCCGAATAAAGAGGCGCCGGATAACGACATTGCGCCAGCCGGAGAGACCCCGGCGGATGACGGCCATGAGCCGGTATAA
- a CDS encoding ribosome maturation factor RimP → MCVQNSGSDAGAIQPATPRLMGGGNPVVAQMWKLVEPVCSAEGMELVFVEFNKESQGRVLRLYLASGVPDRGVTLEDCAGISRQVNGLLDVYLPELDNYTLEVSSAGLERPLAKEIDFERFAGSRVKIRTAAPVSDRKNFTGILLGVSDGNVRLMVDDKTFVIPYGEITRAKLVNEDGVSQ, encoded by the coding sequence ATGTGTGTGCAGAACAGCGGTTCCGACGCAGGCGCCATTCAGCCGGCAACGCCTCGCCTCATGGGCGGCGGCAACCCGGTGGTCGCCCAGATGTGGAAGCTGGTGGAGCCGGTCTGTTCGGCAGAGGGCATGGAGCTGGTGTTTGTTGAATTTAATAAAGAGAGCCAGGGCCGGGTGCTGCGGCTCTACCTGGCAAGCGGGGTTCCCGACAGGGGTGTCACGCTGGAGGATTGCGCCGGAATCAGCCGGCAGGTCAACGGGCTTCTGGATGTGTACCTGCCGGAGCTTGATAACTATACGCTGGAGGTCTCTTCCGCCGGGCTGGAGCGGCCTTTGGCAAAAGAGATCGACTTTGAGCGGTTTGCCGGCAGCCGGGTAAAAATCCGGACGGCGGCGCCGGTGTCGGACCGGAAAAATTTTACGGGTATTCTGCTTGGCGTTTCCGACGGCAACGTCAGGCTCATGGTGGACGACAAGACGTTTGTCATTCCCTATGGGGAGATTACCAGGGCAAAACTTGTGAACGAAGACGGAGTCAGCCAATGA
- a CDS encoding MerR family transcriptional regulator — MSTQDETKPTGPLLFPEPADRVEIPDKLYFRIGEVCRITGVAAHVLRFWESEFPQIRPGRTEAGQRLYSRSDIERVLSIKHLLYNQKFTIKGARRYLGAGAKADHAPRLFQEVVDQLLAIRDILS, encoded by the coding sequence ATGTCGACACAGGACGAAACGAAACCCACCGGGCCGTTGCTTTTTCCCGAACCCGCCGACAGGGTGGAAATTCCCGATAAGCTCTATTTCAGAATCGGCGAGGTATGCCGGATCACCGGGGTGGCGGCCCATGTGCTGCGGTTCTGGGAGTCCGAGTTCCCCCAGATCCGCCCGGGCAGGACCGAGGCGGGCCAGCGGCTTTACAGCCGGTCCGATATCGAGCGGGTTCTCAGCATAAAACATCTTCTTTATAATCAAAAGTTTACCATCAAAGGTGCTCGGCGCTATCTCGGTGCCGGCGCCAAAGCGGATCACGCGCCCCGCCTGTTTCAGGAGGTCGTTGACCAGCTCCTGGCCATTCGAGATATTCTGAGTTAA
- the pheT gene encoding phenylalanine--tRNA ligase subunit beta, translating to MKVSLHWLQEYVPVTLSPADLAEALTMAGLEVEAVSDRYAGLDTVVTGKVTRVSSHPDADRLTVCQVETGDRPLTIVCGAPNVKEGMVAAVALPGTELPGGLAVRKSKIRGVASEGMLCSAVELGIGEDGAGILSLDGATPVGIPATRALNLFDTVLEIDLTPNRADCLSMIGVAREVAALSGGRVARPVSSVPEAAGDVADYASIVIEEPDLCPRYTARVVLDVTVGPSPFWLQDRLRSVGLKPINSVVDITNFVMMETGQPLHAFDLDRLSGNRIVVRRAGAGERFVTLDDKERVLSDDMLMICDAEKPVAVAGVMGGLNSEIVPTTRRVLIESACFAAPSIRKTAKTLGLASDASHRFERGVDPEGTEFAVDRAARLMAEVAGGKPARGVIDNHPRPAGEKRIALGIGDTNRRLGTSLGAEDVARLLASVELLSEPEDNDRLTVTVPSFRVDIDRPEDLIEEVARLWGYNNIAVSFPVIPVSGRLPSGALARRIRVKEAMVGFGFAEVVNYSFIGADACSSMRFAAGTAEDSPIPILNPLSQDQAVMRTSLVPGLLKNTRDNIFQQEKTIRLFETGKVFLPQPGQELPDEPEMLAGLWSGARQPRTWLTMEERCDFYDIKGVLEALISALDLETSFSALAADQCRYTLAGRTARVMIGETAVGLAGEVRPDVLESFGVRQPVFVFEINLSTLFPMITDERCARPISRFPSVSRDITLIVASTVEAADLLKSLAMQGQSLIEQMYLMDVYEGDPIPSGKKSLSIRVVYRSFEKTLKDAFVNRIHTETTEALVKAFNAELPG from the coding sequence ATGAAAGTCAGCCTTCACTGGTTGCAGGAATATGTTCCCGTAACACTGAGCCCCGCGGACCTTGCCGAGGCCCTGACCATGGCCGGCCTGGAAGTGGAGGCCGTGTCCGACCGGTATGCCGGCCTGGACACGGTGGTCACCGGAAAGGTGACCCGTGTCTCTTCCCACCCGGACGCGGACCGTCTCACCGTCTGCCAGGTGGAGACCGGGGACCGGCCCCTGACCATCGTGTGCGGGGCCCCCAATGTGAAGGAAGGCATGGTGGCCGCCGTGGCCCTGCCGGGCACCGAACTTCCCGGCGGACTGGCGGTTCGAAAAAGCAAAATACGGGGTGTGGCTTCCGAAGGCATGCTGTGCAGCGCCGTGGAGCTCGGTATCGGTGAAGACGGCGCCGGGATTCTCTCTCTGGACGGCGCCACGCCTGTGGGCATTCCGGCGACCCGGGCCCTGAACCTTTTCGACACGGTGCTGGAGATTGATCTGACCCCCAACCGGGCCGACTGTCTCAGCATGATCGGCGTGGCCCGTGAAGTGGCGGCCCTGTCCGGCGGCCGAGTCGCAAGACCTGTTTCTTCGGTGCCGGAAGCCGCCGGCGACGTGGCCGATTACGCGTCGATTGTTATTGAAGAGCCGGACCTCTGTCCCCGGTACACGGCCCGTGTGGTCCTGGATGTCACGGTGGGGCCTTCCCCCTTCTGGCTGCAGGACCGACTGCGCTCCGTGGGATTAAAGCCCATTAACAGCGTGGTGGACATCACCAACTTCGTGATGATGGAAACCGGCCAGCCCCTTCACGCTTTTGACCTGGACCGCCTTTCCGGAAACCGCATTGTCGTGCGCCGGGCCGGGGCCGGGGAGCGTTTTGTCACGCTGGATGACAAGGAACGAGTCCTTTCCGACGACATGCTCATGATCTGTGACGCCGAAAAGCCGGTGGCCGTGGCCGGTGTCATGGGCGGCCTTAATTCTGAAATTGTTCCCACCACCCGGCGGGTGCTGATTGAAAGCGCCTGCTTTGCCGCTCCTTCCATTCGCAAAACCGCCAAGACCCTGGGTCTGGCCAGTGACGCGTCCCACCGCTTTGAGCGGGGCGTGGACCCGGAGGGAACGGAGTTTGCCGTTGACCGGGCGGCCCGGCTCATGGCCGAGGTGGCCGGTGGAAAACCGGCCAGGGGAGTGATTGACAACCATCCGCGGCCGGCCGGCGAAAAACGGATTGCCCTGGGCATCGGTGACACCAACCGCCGGCTGGGTACGTCTCTGGGAGCCGAGGATGTGGCCCGGCTGCTGGCATCGGTGGAACTTCTTTCGGAACCGGAGGACAACGACCGCCTCACCGTTACGGTGCCGTCGTTTCGTGTGGATATCGACCGGCCCGAAGACCTCATAGAAGAGGTGGCCCGGCTCTGGGGATACAACAACATTGCCGTGAGTTTTCCCGTGATTCCGGTCAGTGGCAGGCTGCCCTCAGGAGCGCTGGCCCGGCGGATTCGCGTCAAGGAGGCAATGGTGGGCTTCGGTTTTGCCGAAGTGGTCAACTACAGTTTTATCGGCGCCGACGCCTGCAGCAGCATGCGTTTTGCGGCCGGCACCGCCGAAGACAGCCCCATTCCGATTCTCAATCCCCTGTCCCAGGACCAGGCCGTGATGCGGACCTCTCTGGTGCCCGGGCTTTTGAAAAACACCCGGGACAACATTTTTCAGCAGGAAAAGACCATTCGCCTGTTTGAAACCGGCAAGGTGTTTCTGCCCCAACCCGGTCAGGAGCTGCCCGACGAGCCGGAAATGCTGGCCGGTCTCTGGTCCGGAGCCCGGCAGCCCCGCACATGGCTCACCATGGAAGAGCGGTGCGACTTCTACGACATCAAGGGGGTGCTGGAAGCCCTGATCTCCGCCCTTGACCTGGAAACCTCTTTTTCCGCCCTGGCCGCCGACCAGTGCCGGTACACCCTTGCCGGCCGGACCGCCCGGGTGATGATCGGTGAAACAGCGGTGGGCCTGGCCGGGGAGGTGCGGCCCGATGTGCTGGAGTCCTTTGGCGTCAGGCAGCCGGTTTTTGTTTTTGAAATCAATCTTTCCACGCTGTTTCCCATGATCACGGACGAAAGGTGTGCCCGGCCCATTTCCCGGTTCCCCTCCGTGTCCCGGGATATTACCCTGATCGTGGCCAGTACCGTGGAGGCCGCCGACCTGTTGAAAAGCCTTGCCATGCAGGGCCAGTCCCTGATAGAACAGATGTATCTGATGGATGTTTACGAAGGGGACCCGATCCCTTCGGGAAAGAAAAGCCTCTCCATACGGGTTGTCTACCGGTCTTTTGAAAAAACGCTGAAAGACGCGTTTGTCAACCGGATTCACACGGAGACAACCGAGGCGCTGGTCAAGGCGTTTAACGCCGAGCTGCCCGGTTAA
- the pheS gene encoding phenylalanine--tRNA ligase subunit alpha — MTESLDGIKERALREIASARDTETLQSVSVKYLGRKGAVTLFLRNLSQLPAEERPRAGQAANQVKQDLQAALDRATEQIAADSAAVDGIDVSLPGRPVSRGTLHPITRITRRICEIFGRMGFDVVEGPEIETDYYNFEALNIPKHHPARDMQDTFYISDNVVLRTHTSPTQPRVMEKTAPPLRIIAPGKVYRCDSDVTHTPMFHQVEGLMVDRNVSFGDLKGILTLFIHRMFDPETSLRFRPSYFPFTEPSAEVDIRCVACRGKGCRICSHTGWLEILGAGMVHPAVFEKAGYDTQAYTGFAFGMGVERIAMLKYNIDDTRKFFENDTRFLRQF, encoded by the coding sequence GTGACGGAATCTCTTGACGGCATAAAAGAGCGGGCCTTGCGGGAAATCGCGTCAGCCCGCGACACGGAAACCCTTCAGTCCGTGTCCGTGAAATATCTGGGCCGCAAAGGCGCGGTCACCCTTTTTCTGCGGAACCTCTCGCAACTGCCGGCCGAAGAGCGGCCCCGGGCCGGACAGGCGGCCAACCAGGTCAAACAGGACTTGCAGGCGGCCCTGGACCGGGCCACCGAACAGATTGCCGCGGATTCAGCCGCTGTTGACGGCATTGATGTCTCCCTTCCTGGCCGGCCGGTTTCCCGGGGCACCCTGCATCCCATCACGCGCATCACCCGTCGTATCTGCGAGATTTTCGGCCGCATGGGCTTCGATGTGGTGGAAGGCCCGGAAATTGAGACCGACTACTACAATTTCGAGGCCCTCAACATTCCCAAGCACCATCCTGCCCGGGACATGCAGGACACTTTTTATATCTCCGACAACGTGGTGCTGCGCACCCACACCTCCCCCACTCAGCCCAGGGTCATGGAAAAAACGGCCCCGCCGCTGCGCATCATCGCGCCGGGCAAAGTGTACCGGTGCGACTCCGATGTGACCCACACCCCCATGTTTCACCAGGTGGAAGGACTCATGGTGGACCGGAATGTCTCCTTCGGCGATCTGAAAGGGATACTGACCCTTTTTATTCACCGGATGTTTGACCCGGAGACCAGCCTGCGGTTCCGGCCCAGCTATTTTCCCTTTACCGAGCCCAGCGCCGAGGTGGACATTCGCTGCGTGGCCTGCCGGGGCAAGGGATGCCGAATCTGCTCTCACACGGGCTGGCTGGAAATCCTGGGTGCCGGCATGGTGCACCCGGCGGTGTTTGAAAAGGCGGGATACGACACGCAGGCCTATACGGGCTTTGCCTTCGGCATGGGAGTGGAGCGGATCGCCATGCTCAAGTACAACATCGACGACACCCGCAAATTCTTCGAAAACGATACCCGGTTTTTAAGGCAATTCTAA
- the rplT gene encoding 50S ribosomal protein L20 yields the protein MRIKRGFKARHRRKKILKLAKGFRGGHSKLFKTAKNTVDKALGYAYRDRKQRKRDFRRLWIARINAAVRMHSLSYSRFMHGLKKAGVELDRKVLAELAISDPSGFSKVVAVAAEQQ from the coding sequence ATGCGAATCAAAAGAGGATTCAAGGCGAGACATCGCCGTAAAAAGATTTTAAAGCTTGCCAAGGGATTCCGGGGCGGGCACAGCAAGCTGTTCAAGACGGCGAAAAACACCGTTGACAAGGCCCTGGGTTATGCCTACCGGGACCGCAAGCAGCGCAAGCGGGATTTCCGGCGGTTGTGGATCGCCCGCATCAACGCGGCCGTGCGCATGCACAGCCTGAGCTACAGCCGTTTCATGCACGGCCTGAAAAAGGCCGGTGTGGAGCTGGACAGAAAAGTGCTGGCCGAGCTGGCCATATCCGACCCCTCTGGTTTTTCCAAAGTGGTGGCGGTAGCGGCGGAACAGCAATAA
- the rpmI gene encoding 50S ribosomal protein L35 → MQKIKTNRSAAKRFKRTKSGKFVYSKSHGSHILTKKNRKRKRSLRKSHILDSSNNKELKRLLPGM, encoded by the coding sequence ATGCAGAAGATAAAGACAAACCGTTCGGCTGCCAAGCGGTTCAAGCGGACAAAATCAGGCAAGTTTGTCTATTCCAAGTCCCACGGCAGTCACATTTTGACCAAAAAGAACCGCAAGCGGAAGCGGTCGCTTCGGAAAAGCCATATTCTGGACAGCAGCAACAACAAGGAATTAAAGCGCCTGCTTCCCGGCATGTAG
- the infC gene encoding translation initiation factor IF-3, producing MHEQKEVGIARDTKQTPNINREIRAREVRLIDAEGNQLGVVPMHRAIAAAEDVGLDLVEVSPNVDPPVCKIMDYGRYKYEQTKKQHEAKKKQASFQIKEIKVRPKTDTHDLNTKIGAMRKFLDRKDKVKVTVFFRGREITLSAKGMNLLQEIAQQVEDVAVVEHAPRFEGRSLFMILAPKV from the coding sequence ATCCATGAACAAAAGGAGGTCGGCATAGCTAGGGATACGAAACAGACACCCAATATCAACAGGGAAATTCGGGCCAGGGAGGTCCGGCTGATCGACGCCGAAGGCAATCAGCTCGGGGTTGTTCCCATGCACCGCGCCATTGCCGCGGCCGAGGATGTGGGGCTTGATCTGGTGGAGGTATCGCCCAATGTGGACCCGCCGGTCTGCAAGATAATGGATTATGGGCGTTACAAGTACGAGCAGACGAAAAAACAACACGAGGCAAAGAAAAAACAGGCCTCGTTCCAGATAAAAGAGATAAAGGTAAGGCCGAAAACCGACACCCACGACCTCAACACAAAAATCGGCGCCATGCGCAAGTTTCTGGACCGGAAGGACAAGGTCAAGGTGACGGTGTTTTTTCGGGGCCGGGAGATCACCCTTTCCGCAAAAGGAATGAACCTGCTTCAGGAGATCGCCCAGCAGGTGGAGGATGTGGCGGTGGTGGAGCACGCGCCCCGGTTTGAAGGCCGCAGCCTGTTCATGATCCTGGCGCCTAAGGTGTAG